A DNA window from Solanum lycopersicum chromosome 3, SLM_r2.1 contains the following coding sequences:
- the LOC138347714 gene encoding uncharacterized protein has protein sequence MPTESSTSGAVQGGTTMVDSHHPLFLQLCDTLDSSLVSIQLTGSENYSLWSRSMKIGLLGKGKIGFIDGKCSKDKFNSSLHDLWEKCNAIVLSWIMISVSKELLSGIVYASSAQQVWTDLRERFDKVDESRIFYLHKEIATLLQGLMSVSSYFSRLKELWMEYDSLMPCPGCACESSKAYVEHFEYQRQMQFLLGLNESYNQSRSQIMMLDPAPGVNKAYSLIMAEESQRILGKLSTTGSDNSVSANVGGINETMGPFGWA, from the coding sequence ATGCCGACTGAATCTTCAACCAGTGGTGCAGTTCAAGGAGGAACTACAATGGTGGATTCTCATCATCCACTTTTCTTACAGTTATGTGATACTCTAGATAGTTCTCTAGTTTCTATTCAACTTACTGGATCAGAAAACTACTCATTATGGAGTAGATCTATGAAGATAGGTCTTCTAGGTAAAGGAAAAATAGGATTTATTGATGGAAAATGCAGTAAGGATAAATTCAATTCTTCTCTACATGATCTATGGGAAAAATGCAATGCTATAGTGCTATCATGGATAATGATCTCTGTAAGTAAGGAATTACTGAGTGGAATAGTCTATGCAAGTAGTGCTCAACAAGTGTGGACTGATCTAAGAGAGAGATTTGACAAAGTTGATGAATCTAGAATTTTTTATCTgcataaggagattgctacacTACTACAGGGGCTTATGTCTGTTTCTAGCTATTTTTCTAGGCTTAAGGAATTGTGGATGGAGTATGATTCATTGATGCCTTGTCCTGGCTGTGCCTGTGAGAGCTCTAAGGCCTATGTAGAGCATTTTGAGTATCAACGACAGATGCAATTTCTCTTAGGACTAAATGAATCTTATAATCAATCTAGAAGTCAGATTATGATGCTTGATCCAGCACCAGGTGTAAACAAAGCTTATTCTCTTATAATGGCTGAAGAAAGTCAGAGAATTCTTGGTAAATTGAGCACAACAGGGAGTGATAACTCTGTTTCAGCTAATGTTGGTGGAATAAATGAGACTatgggcccgtttggatgggcttaa
- the LOC101250491 gene encoding ribulose bisphosphate carboxylase/oxygenase activase, chloroplastic isoform X1, translating into MALLFNNTNLLRAPLTLHSIPLSSTKQFPNYSSISVRCSSTNQQSDEVRDSDQDEPKKKKRLSEQSSWETKDSDGKDYLYRLGAEADNMNIAVGARAGVIDSLFAGNFLGKDSDIVFDYRQKVTRSFQYLQGDYYIAPVFLDKVVCHIVKNYISNILNAKVPLILGVWGGKGQGKTFQTELIFQAMGIEPVIMSAGELESERAGEPGKLIRERYRTASQVVQNQGKMSVLMINDIDAGLGRFGNTQVTVNNQIVVGTLMNLCDNPTRVSVGQDWREGDITHRIPIIVTGNDFSTMYAPLIRDGRMEKFYWQPTQEDIVNIVCRMYEKDGITKDEVATIVNTFPNQALDFYGAMRSRTYDQSILKWVEDSGGAEDIGRRFLRQRKKGELPVFIPPEQTLEALIESGHSLTKEQMLIMESKLSKEYMKNMDEE; encoded by the exons ATGGCTCTCTTGTTCAACAACACTAATCTCCTCAGAGCTCCTCTCACTCTCCACTCAATTCCACTTTCTTCTACTAAGCAATTCCCCAATTACTCTTCTATCTCTGTTCGTTGTTCATCTACTAATCAACAGAGTGATGAAGTTCGAGATTCCGATCAAGATgaaccaaagaagaagaaaagactcTCTGAACAGTCTTCATGGGAAACGAAAGATTCTGATGGCAAAGATTATCTGTATAGGCTTGGTGCTGAGGCAGATAATATGAATATTGCTGTTGGTGCTAGGGCTGGCGTCATTGATAGCCTATTCGCCGGAAATTTCCTTGGAAAAGATT CCGATATTGTGTTTGATTATCGGCAGAAGGTGACTAGGTCGTTTCAGTACCTTCAAGGCGATTACTACATTGCACCTGTGTTTCTG GATAAAGTTG TGTGTCACATTGTGAAGAACTACATTTCTAATATTTTGAACGCCAAAGTTCCCCTGATTCTAG GTGTTTGGGGAGGAAAAGGGCAAGGCAAAACATTTCAGACCGAACTGATCTTTCAGGCAATGGGAATTGAACCTGTCATTATGTCTGCAGGAGAGCTAGAATCAGAAAGAGCTG GAGAACCGGGAAAGTTAATACGTGAGCGTTATAGAACTGCTTCTCAAGTGGTTCAGAACCAA GGGAAAATGAGTGTTTTGATGATCAACGACATTGATGCTGGCCTTGGTAGATTTG GTAACACACAAGTGACAGTCAACAACCAAATTGTTGTTGGAACTCTGATGAATTTGTGTGATAATCCTACAAGGGTAAGTGTGGGGCAGGACTGGAGAGAAGGAGATATAACACACAGGATTCCCATTATTGTGACAGGAAATGATTTTTCAACAATGTATGCTCCTCTAATTCGTGATGGGAGAATGGAGAAGTTCTATTG GCAGCCCACCCAAGAAGACATCGTGAATATTGTTTGCAGAATGTACGAGAAAGATGGCATAACAAAGGATGAGGTTGCGACTATTGTTAATACCTTCCCAAATCAAG CATTGGATTTTTATGGAGCTATGAGATCTAGAACATACGACCAGTCCATCTTAAAG TGGGTTGAAGACTCCGGAGGTGCTGAAGATATTGGCAGAAGATTTCTTcgacaaagaaagaagggagaaCTCCCAGTTTTTATTCCTCCAGAG CAAACACTGGAAGCCTTAATTGAATCGGGACACTCTCTCACGAAAGAACAAATGCTGATTATGGAGAGCAAACTCTCAAAAGAATACATGAAGAACATGGATGAAGAATAG
- the LOC101250491 gene encoding ribulose bisphosphate carboxylase/oxygenase activase, chloroplastic isoform X2, which translates to MALLFNNTNLLRAPLTLHSIPLSSTKQFPNYSSISVRCSSTNQQSDEVRDSDQDEPKKKKRLSEQSSWETKDSDGKDYLYRLGAEADNMNIAVGARAGVIDSLFAGNFLGKDSDIVFDYRQKVTRSFQYLQGDYYIAPVFLVHLCHIVKNYISNILNAKVPLILGVWGGKGQGKTFQTELIFQAMGIEPVIMSAGELESERAGEPGKLIRERYRTASQVVQNQGKMSVLMINDIDAGLGRFGNTQVTVNNQIVVGTLMNLCDNPTRVSVGQDWREGDITHRIPIIVTGNDFSTMYAPLIRDGRMEKFYWQPTQEDIVNIVCRMYEKDGITKDEVATIVNTFPNQALDFYGAMRSRTYDQSILKWVEDSGGAEDIGRRFLRQRKKGELPVFIPPEQTLEALIESGHSLTKEQMLIMESKLSKEYMKNMDEE; encoded by the exons ATGGCTCTCTTGTTCAACAACACTAATCTCCTCAGAGCTCCTCTCACTCTCCACTCAATTCCACTTTCTTCTACTAAGCAATTCCCCAATTACTCTTCTATCTCTGTTCGTTGTTCATCTACTAATCAACAGAGTGATGAAGTTCGAGATTCCGATCAAGATgaaccaaagaagaagaaaagactcTCTGAACAGTCTTCATGGGAAACGAAAGATTCTGATGGCAAAGATTATCTGTATAGGCTTGGTGCTGAGGCAGATAATATGAATATTGCTGTTGGTGCTAGGGCTGGCGTCATTGATAGCCTATTCGCCGGAAATTTCCTTGGAAAAGATT CCGATATTGTGTTTGATTATCGGCAGAAGGTGACTAGGTCGTTTCAGTACCTTCAAGGCGATTACTACATTGCACCTGTGTTTCTGGTACATT TGTGTCACATTGTGAAGAACTACATTTCTAATATTTTGAACGCCAAAGTTCCCCTGATTCTAG GTGTTTGGGGAGGAAAAGGGCAAGGCAAAACATTTCAGACCGAACTGATCTTTCAGGCAATGGGAATTGAACCTGTCATTATGTCTGCAGGAGAGCTAGAATCAGAAAGAGCTG GAGAACCGGGAAAGTTAATACGTGAGCGTTATAGAACTGCTTCTCAAGTGGTTCAGAACCAA GGGAAAATGAGTGTTTTGATGATCAACGACATTGATGCTGGCCTTGGTAGATTTG GTAACACACAAGTGACAGTCAACAACCAAATTGTTGTTGGAACTCTGATGAATTTGTGTGATAATCCTACAAGGGTAAGTGTGGGGCAGGACTGGAGAGAAGGAGATATAACACACAGGATTCCCATTATTGTGACAGGAAATGATTTTTCAACAATGTATGCTCCTCTAATTCGTGATGGGAGAATGGAGAAGTTCTATTG GCAGCCCACCCAAGAAGACATCGTGAATATTGTTTGCAGAATGTACGAGAAAGATGGCATAACAAAGGATGAGGTTGCGACTATTGTTAATACCTTCCCAAATCAAG CATTGGATTTTTATGGAGCTATGAGATCTAGAACATACGACCAGTCCATCTTAAAG TGGGTTGAAGACTCCGGAGGTGCTGAAGATATTGGCAGAAGATTTCTTcgacaaagaaagaagggagaaCTCCCAGTTTTTATTCCTCCAGAG CAAACACTGGAAGCCTTAATTGAATCGGGACACTCTCTCACGAAAGAACAAATGCTGATTATGGAGAGCAAACTCTCAAAAGAATACATGAAGAACATGGATGAAGAATAG
- the LOC101250491 gene encoding ribulose bisphosphate carboxylase/oxygenase activase, chloroplastic isoform X3 yields the protein MALLFNNTNLLRAPLTLHSIPLSSTKQFPNYSSISVRCSSTNQQSDEVRDSDQDEPKKKKRLSEQSSWETKDSDGKDYLYRLGAEADNMNIAVGARAGVIDSLFAGNFLGKDSDIVFDYRQKVTRSFQYLQGDYYIAPVFLDKVVCHIVKNYISNILNAKVPLILGVWGGKGQGKTFQTELIFQAMGIEPVIMSAGELESERAGEPGKLIRERYRTASQVVQNQGKMSVLMINDIDAGLGRFGNTQVTVNNQIVVGTLMNLCDNPTRVSVGQDWREGDITHRIPIIVTGNDFSTMYAPLIRDGRMEKFYWQPTQEDIVNIVCRMYEKDGITKDEVATIVNTFPNQALDFYGAMRSRTYDQSILKWVEDSGGAEDIGRRFLRQRKKGELPVFIPPEEVSYISWH from the exons ATGGCTCTCTTGTTCAACAACACTAATCTCCTCAGAGCTCCTCTCACTCTCCACTCAATTCCACTTTCTTCTACTAAGCAATTCCCCAATTACTCTTCTATCTCTGTTCGTTGTTCATCTACTAATCAACAGAGTGATGAAGTTCGAGATTCCGATCAAGATgaaccaaagaagaagaaaagactcTCTGAACAGTCTTCATGGGAAACGAAAGATTCTGATGGCAAAGATTATCTGTATAGGCTTGGTGCTGAGGCAGATAATATGAATATTGCTGTTGGTGCTAGGGCTGGCGTCATTGATAGCCTATTCGCCGGAAATTTCCTTGGAAAAGATT CCGATATTGTGTTTGATTATCGGCAGAAGGTGACTAGGTCGTTTCAGTACCTTCAAGGCGATTACTACATTGCACCTGTGTTTCTG GATAAAGTTG TGTGTCACATTGTGAAGAACTACATTTCTAATATTTTGAACGCCAAAGTTCCCCTGATTCTAG GTGTTTGGGGAGGAAAAGGGCAAGGCAAAACATTTCAGACCGAACTGATCTTTCAGGCAATGGGAATTGAACCTGTCATTATGTCTGCAGGAGAGCTAGAATCAGAAAGAGCTG GAGAACCGGGAAAGTTAATACGTGAGCGTTATAGAACTGCTTCTCAAGTGGTTCAGAACCAA GGGAAAATGAGTGTTTTGATGATCAACGACATTGATGCTGGCCTTGGTAGATTTG GTAACACACAAGTGACAGTCAACAACCAAATTGTTGTTGGAACTCTGATGAATTTGTGTGATAATCCTACAAGGGTAAGTGTGGGGCAGGACTGGAGAGAAGGAGATATAACACACAGGATTCCCATTATTGTGACAGGAAATGATTTTTCAACAATGTATGCTCCTCTAATTCGTGATGGGAGAATGGAGAAGTTCTATTG GCAGCCCACCCAAGAAGACATCGTGAATATTGTTTGCAGAATGTACGAGAAAGATGGCATAACAAAGGATGAGGTTGCGACTATTGTTAATACCTTCCCAAATCAAG CATTGGATTTTTATGGAGCTATGAGATCTAGAACATACGACCAGTCCATCTTAAAG TGGGTTGAAGACTCCGGAGGTGCTGAAGATATTGGCAGAAGATTTCTTcgacaaagaaagaagggagaaCTCCCAGTTTTTATTCCTCCAGAG GAGGTGTCATATATCTCGTGGCATTAA
- the LOC101250491 gene encoding ribulose bisphosphate carboxylase/oxygenase activase, chloroplastic isoform X4: MALLFNNTNLLRAPLTLHSIPLSSTKQFPNYSSISVRCSSTNQQSDEVRDSDQDEPKKKKRLSEQSSWETKDSDGKDYLYRLGAEADNMNIAVGARAGVIDSLFAGNFLGKDSDIVFDYRQKVTRSFQYLQGDYYIAPVFLVHLCHIVKNYISNILNAKVPLILGVWGGKGQGKTFQTELIFQAMGIEPVIMSAGELESERAGEPGKLIRERYRTASQVVQNQGKMSVLMINDIDAGLGRFGNTQVTVNNQIVVGTLMNLCDNPTRVSVGQDWREGDITHRIPIIVTGNDFSTMYAPLIRDGRMEKFYWQPTQEDIVNIVCRMYEKDGITKDEVATIVNTFPNQALDFYGAMRSRTYDQSILKWVEDSGGAEDIGRRFLRQRKKGELPVFIPPEEVSYISWH; encoded by the exons ATGGCTCTCTTGTTCAACAACACTAATCTCCTCAGAGCTCCTCTCACTCTCCACTCAATTCCACTTTCTTCTACTAAGCAATTCCCCAATTACTCTTCTATCTCTGTTCGTTGTTCATCTACTAATCAACAGAGTGATGAAGTTCGAGATTCCGATCAAGATgaaccaaagaagaagaaaagactcTCTGAACAGTCTTCATGGGAAACGAAAGATTCTGATGGCAAAGATTATCTGTATAGGCTTGGTGCTGAGGCAGATAATATGAATATTGCTGTTGGTGCTAGGGCTGGCGTCATTGATAGCCTATTCGCCGGAAATTTCCTTGGAAAAGATT CCGATATTGTGTTTGATTATCGGCAGAAGGTGACTAGGTCGTTTCAGTACCTTCAAGGCGATTACTACATTGCACCTGTGTTTCTGGTACATT TGTGTCACATTGTGAAGAACTACATTTCTAATATTTTGAACGCCAAAGTTCCCCTGATTCTAG GTGTTTGGGGAGGAAAAGGGCAAGGCAAAACATTTCAGACCGAACTGATCTTTCAGGCAATGGGAATTGAACCTGTCATTATGTCTGCAGGAGAGCTAGAATCAGAAAGAGCTG GAGAACCGGGAAAGTTAATACGTGAGCGTTATAGAACTGCTTCTCAAGTGGTTCAGAACCAA GGGAAAATGAGTGTTTTGATGATCAACGACATTGATGCTGGCCTTGGTAGATTTG GTAACACACAAGTGACAGTCAACAACCAAATTGTTGTTGGAACTCTGATGAATTTGTGTGATAATCCTACAAGGGTAAGTGTGGGGCAGGACTGGAGAGAAGGAGATATAACACACAGGATTCCCATTATTGTGACAGGAAATGATTTTTCAACAATGTATGCTCCTCTAATTCGTGATGGGAGAATGGAGAAGTTCTATTG GCAGCCCACCCAAGAAGACATCGTGAATATTGTTTGCAGAATGTACGAGAAAGATGGCATAACAAAGGATGAGGTTGCGACTATTGTTAATACCTTCCCAAATCAAG CATTGGATTTTTATGGAGCTATGAGATCTAGAACATACGACCAGTCCATCTTAAAG TGGGTTGAAGACTCCGGAGGTGCTGAAGATATTGGCAGAAGATTTCTTcgacaaagaaagaagggagaaCTCCCAGTTTTTATTCCTCCAGAG GAGGTGTCATATATCTCGTGGCATTAA
- the LOC101250202 gene encoding E3 ubiquitin-protein ligase RSL1: MSLHYLTSDAKLAEELQKQFVIAESLQIFARYERGLIESAIPNREKLYCPYKKCAKLLSHDPDDDEEIVMKGKCPWCAGLLCARCRVPWHTGRDCQQFQEEEKDREDDLRVKLLAENHKWKNCPHCNSLVDKVDDGCVHITCRCNEEFCYACGATWSKRHWNCQTR; encoded by the exons ATGTCTCTGCATTATCTGACATCAGATGCGAAATTGGCAGAGGAATTGCAGAAGCAATTTGTTATTGCAGAGTCCTTACAAATTTTCGCAAGGTATGAAAGGGGGTTGATTGAGTCAGCTATTCCGAATCGAGAGAAATTATACTGTCCTTATAAAAAATGTGCAAAATTGCTGAGCCATGATCCTGATGACGATGAAGAGATCGTTATGAAGGGGAAATGTCCTTGGTGCGCAGGACTGTTGTGCGCGCGGTGCAGAGTACCTTGGCACACTGGGCGTGACTGTCAACAGTTtcaggaagaagaaaaagacagagAAGATGACTTAAGGGTTAAGCTACTTGCTGAAAATCACAAATGGAAGAATTGCCCTCATTGCAATTCTCTTGTTGATAAAGTTGACGATGGCTGTGTACACATCACTTGCAG GTGTAATGAGGAATTTTGCTACGCATGTGGAGCAACTTGGAGCAAAAGGCATTGGAATTGCCAGACTCGTTAA
- the 4CL gene encoding 4-coumarate--CoA ligase (The RefSeq protein has 1 substitution compared to this genomic sequence): MPMDTETNQSGDFIFRSKLPDIYIPKHLPLHSYCFENLSEFSSRPCLIDGSNDRIYTYAEVELTSRKVAVGLSKLGIQQKDTIMILLPNCPEFVFAFIGASYLGAISTMANPLFTPAEVVKQAKASSAKIVITQACFAGKVKDYAIENDLKVICVDSAPEGCVHFSELIQSDEHEIPEVNIQPNDVVALPYSSGTTGLPKGVMLTHKGLVTSVAQQVDGENANLYMHSDDVLMCVLPLFHIYSLNSVLLCALRVGAAILIMQKFDIAQFLELIQKHKVTIGPFVPPIVLAIAKSPLVDNYDLSSVRTVMSGAAPLGKELEDAVRAKFPNAKLGQGYGMTEAGPVLAMCLAFAKEPFDIKSGACGTVVRNAEMKIVDPDTGCSLPRNQPGEICIRGDQIMKGYLNDPEATARTIEKEGWLHTGDIGYIDDDDELFIVDRLKELIKYKGFQVAPAELEALLVNHPNISDAAVVPMKDEQAGEVPVAFVVRSNGSTITEDEVKDFISKQVIFYKRIKRVFFVETVPKSPSGKILRKDLRARLAAGISN, encoded by the exons ATGCCGATGGATACCGAAACAAATCAATCAGGAGATTTCATCTTTCGATCTAAGCTCCCTGATATTTACATCCCTAAACATTTGCCTTTACATTCTTATTGCTTTGAAAATCTTTCGGAGTTCAGTTCTCGCCCCTGTTTGATTGATGGTTCAAATGATCGAATCTACACTTATGCTGAAGTTGAACTTACTTCGAGAAAAGTTGCTGTTGGGCTTAGCAAATTAGGGATCCAACAGAAGGATACAATCATGATCCTCTTGCCTAATTGCCCTGAGTTTGTGTTTGCGTTTATTGGAGCATCGTATCTAGGAGCAATTTCAACAATGGCTAATCCTCTGTTTACACCAGCAGAGGTAGTAAAACAAGCCAAAGCCTCAAGCGCTAAGATCGTTATCACACAAGCTTGTTTTGCGGGGAAAGTGAAGGACTACGCAATTGAAAACGATTTGAAGGTTATTTGCGTCGACTCCGCACCGGAAGGTTGTGTTCATTTCTCCGAATTGATTCAATCCGATGAACACGAAATTCCTGAGGTGAATATCCAGCCGGACGATGTCGTAGCTCTGCCGTATTCCTCCGGTACTACCGGGCTTCCGAAAGGGGTGATGTTGACACACAAAGGCTTAGTCACGAGCGTTGCGCAACAAGTTGATGGAGAAAATGCTAATTTGTATATGCACAGTGATGATGTGTTGATGTGTGTGTTGCCTCTGTTCCATATATACTCACTCAATTCTGTTTTGCTCTGTGCATTGAGAGTCGGAGCAGCAATTTTGATTATGCAGAAATTCGACATTGCTCAGTTTTTGGAGTTGATACAGAAGCATAAAGTGACGATTGGGCCATTTGTACCGCCTATTGTTCTCGCCATTGCTAAGAGCCCATTAGTTGATAACTACGATCTTTCATCAGTAAGAACAGTCATGTCTGGTGCTGCACCATTAGGCAAGGAACTTGAAGATGCCGTCCGAGCCAAATTCCCTAACGCTAAACTCGGTCag ggTTATGGAATGACCGAAGCTGGTCCAGTGCTGGCGATGTGTTTGGCATTTGCGAAAGAACCGTTTGATATTAAATCAGGGGCATGTGGTACCGTTGTGAGGAACGCAGAGATGAAAATTGTGGATCCGGATACGGGTTGCTCTCTGCCCCGTAACCAACCCGGTGAAATTTGCATTAGAGGTGATCAAATCATGAAAG GTTACTTGAATGACCCTGAAGCTACAGCTAGAACaatagaaaaagaaggatggttACACACTGGCGATATTGGATACATTGACGATGATGATGAGCTTTTCATCGTGGATCGATTGAAGGAATTGATCAAATACAAAGGATTTCAAGTGGCGCCTGCTGAACTCGAAGCACTTCTTGTCAACCACCCTAACATTTCTGATGCTGCTGTTGTCCC AATGAAAGATGAACAAGCGGGAGAAGTTCCAGTGGCTTTTGTTGTTAGATCAAATGGATCTACCATTACTGAGGATGAAGTGAAGGATTTCATCTCCAAGCAG GTGATATTCTATAAGAGAATAAAGCGTGTATTTTTCGTGGAGACGGTACCGAAATCTCCATCAGGAAAAATTCTGAGAAAAGACTTAAGAGCTAGACTGGCTGCTGGTATTTCAAATTGA